One genomic region from Haloterrigena gelatinilytica encodes:
- a CDS encoding helix-turn-helix domain-containing protein, whose amino-acid sequence MSIIAEFSVKSDDLALNHALTAAPQMIVEIEQVVATMEDRIMPYFWVSGGDQDEFEDAFEEDETVTNTAVIDEVEGARLYRAEWTDNVETIIYAYVELGATLMQAIGKENDWELRMRFDSHDSLSEFQDYCDRNGISIELHRTQEQEQPMASAQYDLTPTQRETLVTALEAGYYDVPRAVTMRELAEQMGVAQQTLSNRFRAAYKNLVTSTLTISHPDEDEE is encoded by the coding sequence ATGAGCATTATCGCCGAATTTTCCGTCAAATCGGATGATCTTGCGTTGAACCACGCACTCACAGCGGCTCCGCAGATGATCGTCGAGATCGAGCAGGTTGTGGCGACGATGGAAGATCGAATTATGCCGTATTTCTGGGTGAGTGGCGGTGATCAGGACGAATTTGAAGATGCGTTTGAGGAGGATGAAACCGTGACAAACACCGCTGTTATCGACGAAGTAGAGGGGGCGAGATTGTATCGTGCCGAGTGGACGGATAACGTCGAGACCATCATCTACGCATATGTTGAACTCGGAGCAACGCTCATGCAAGCAATCGGCAAAGAGAACGACTGGGAATTACGAATGCGATTTGACAGCCATGACTCGCTCTCCGAATTCCAAGACTATTGTGATAGAAATGGAATTTCGATCGAACTGCATCGAACCCAAGAGCAAGAGCAACCGATGGCGAGTGCCCAGTACGATCTCACGCCTACGCAACGGGAGACGCTGGTAACTGCGCTTGAAGCGGGCTACTATGATGTTCCACGGGCAGTAACAATGAGGGAGCTGGCGGAACAAATGGGGGTTGCCCAACAGACACTTTCAAACCGATTTCGCGCTGCATACAAGAATCTCGTGACGAGTACGTTGACGATCAGCCATCCCGATGAGGACGAAGAATAA
- a CDS encoding DUF7344 domain-containing protein, which yields MVGTSTEFNTLLELCQEHHRRIILAVLATEKRSLTVNDLTKAIVKHNHHTPLLEVSEEESRQIRISLHHMHIPKLEDLSLIEYDQERQLVEPTPQFDQLQPQLSAVIDADPELEAPVTL from the coding sequence ATGGTTGGGACTTCCACCGAGTTTAATACGCTTCTCGAACTGTGTCAAGAACACCACCGCCGTATCATCCTCGCAGTACTCGCAACTGAGAAGCGGTCGCTAACGGTGAACGATCTCACGAAGGCAATCGTCAAACACAATCATCACACACCTCTTCTAGAGGTTTCCGAAGAAGAATCACGGCAGATTCGAATCTCTCTGCACCACATGCATATTCCGAAGTTAGAAGACCTGTCGCTTATCGAGTACGATCAGGAACGCCAACTGGTGGAACCAACCCCCCAGTTCGATCAGTTGCAACCCCAACTTTCAGCCGTCATCGACGCTGATCCTGAGCTTGAAGCGCCAGTTACACTGTGA
- a CDS encoding baseplate J/gp47 family protein produces MTINDEGSFDPDTKAIILDAMMADAKTRFGDDLNDSELAVIRLYYDPIAERLAEAQIDLAAILDASQIENASGAALERVVEQVGITRKPAIRATGQARFSREEAASVDYTIPEGTVIQTDSYDPIEFETTVRATLPAGETTVDVNIRAVGGGSRPNLGANTITRMKTPVTGLHEVTNPVETTGGKNEETDPELRERAKTELGVGSRASAPALVRGLQRVEGVKSVSIFINDDAEPDLDGRDPNSFELVVEGGEPQDIADQIMELKAAGDGTVGGVAGTLRTGDGSLPNGQTHPVAWSEPTEVQVYVDMTITTTEDYEGDTAVRDSIVKYIGGMRSSGTLTPGKLKGGDDVLYGEVEFSIRQIPGVYDVTDLKVGLSANPTESSNVEISGQEVATANATDDSLTITRNPL; encoded by the coding sequence ATGACAATTAACGACGAAGGCTCCTTCGACCCGGACACGAAGGCCATTATCCTCGACGCGATGATGGCCGACGCGAAGACCCGGTTCGGGGACGATCTAAACGACTCAGAACTCGCTGTCATCCGGTTATACTATGACCCGATAGCAGAACGTCTCGCGGAAGCACAGATCGACCTCGCGGCGATCCTCGACGCCTCACAGATCGAGAACGCCTCCGGGGCCGCACTCGAACGAGTCGTGGAGCAGGTCGGTATTACTCGGAAGCCCGCGATCAGAGCGACCGGGCAGGCTCGGTTCTCCCGAGAGGAAGCCGCCAGCGTGGACTACACGATCCCAGAGGGGACAGTGATCCAGACGGATAGCTACGACCCCATCGAGTTCGAGACCACAGTTCGAGCGACACTTCCTGCCGGGGAGACGACCGTTGACGTGAACATCAGGGCCGTCGGGGGCGGCTCGAGGCCGAATCTCGGGGCGAATACGATCACCCGGATGAAGACCCCGGTAACGGGTCTCCATGAAGTCACGAATCCGGTTGAGACGACGGGCGGCAAGAACGAAGAGACCGATCCCGAACTCCGCGAGCGGGCCAAGACCGAATTGGGTGTAGGGAGCCGGGCATCGGCCCCCGCGCTTGTAAGGGGCCTTCAGCGGGTCGAGGGCGTCAAGTCTGTCTCCATTTTCATCAACGACGATGCAGAGCCGGACCTCGACGGTCGTGACCCAAACTCCTTCGAGTTGGTCGTGGAGGGTGGCGAGCCGCAGGATATCGCTGACCAGATCATGGAACTCAAGGCCGCTGGTGACGGCACCGTAGGCGGCGTTGCCGGAACGCTCCGAACGGGCGACGGGTCACTCCCGAACGGGCAGACCCACCCGGTGGCGTGGAGCGAGCCGACCGAGGTTCAGGTCTATGTGGATATGACGATCACGACCACAGAGGACTACGAAGGCGACACCGCCGTTCGTGACTCCATCGTCAAGTATATCGGCGGTATGCGCTCTTCGGGCACTCTTACTCCGGGTAAGCTCAAGGGCGGCGACGATGTGCTGTATGGCGAAGTTGAGTTCTCTATCCGGCAGATCCCCGGTGTGTACGACGTGACCGACCTCAAGGTGGGTCTGTCGGCGAACCCGACTGAGTCCTCGAACGTGGAGATCAGCGGGCAGGAAGTCGCCACCGCAAACGCGACCGACGACTCACTGACGATCACCCGGAACCCCCTCTAA
- a CDS encoding tyrosine-type recombinase/integrase: MTGIHGLEPMTPEEGVQTYISRRASEISQSTKYEHTTRLNRFLEWCDQVELDNLNDLNSRKCGKYLEHRQSEIAPTTLENEMRTFRLAVEEWEAVDAVVDGLSKKVKVPTARKAEKANKIKIDPQHAHEIEKYLAKYEYASFGHVLFTLFWKTGARCGGIRALDLKDFYPEKYKRPVIEFKHRPETGTPLKNDRWGEREVPVSKETGELLQDYINDTRHDSRDEHGRKPLLTTKQGRPQKTTIQRNIYGMTRPCYIGMDCPEEKDPDECEWTSYNQSSKCPNSVSPHAVRAGFVTRMRNKGADFDTIGDRVDATAEVLRLHYDTPTPQEKRDRQMEWADKL, from the coding sequence ATGACCGGAATCCACGGCCTCGAGCCGATGACGCCCGAAGAAGGGGTACAGACCTACATCAGCCGACGTGCCTCTGAGATCAGCCAGTCAACGAAATACGAGCATACGACGCGCCTCAATCGGTTTCTCGAGTGGTGCGACCAAGTCGAACTCGACAACCTCAACGACCTAAACAGCAGGAAGTGCGGCAAGTATCTGGAACACCGTCAATCGGAGATCGCCCCCACCACCCTCGAGAACGAGATGCGGACCTTCCGGCTCGCCGTCGAGGAGTGGGAAGCCGTAGACGCGGTCGTAGACGGCCTCTCGAAGAAGGTGAAAGTTCCGACGGCCCGGAAGGCCGAGAAGGCGAACAAGATCAAGATCGACCCACAGCACGCCCATGAGATAGAGAAGTACCTCGCCAAGTACGAATACGCCTCGTTCGGCCACGTCCTCTTCACGCTCTTCTGGAAAACCGGCGCTCGGTGCGGCGGTATCCGGGCGCTCGATCTCAAGGACTTCTACCCTGAGAAGTACAAGCGGCCCGTCATCGAGTTCAAACACCGCCCCGAAACCGGGACGCCCCTCAAAAATGACCGATGGGGAGAGCGCGAGGTTCCCGTCTCAAAGGAGACCGGCGAACTCCTACAGGACTACATCAACGACACCCGCCACGACTCAAGGGACGAACACGGCAGGAAGCCGCTCCTCACAACGAAGCAGGGGCGACCCCAGAAGACCACTATCCAGCGGAACATCTACGGGATGACCCGACCCTGCTACATCGGTATGGACTGCCCGGAAGAGAAAGACCCAGACGAGTGCGAGTGGACTTCCTACAACCAGTCCTCGAAGTGCCCGAACTCGGTCTCGCCGCACGCGGTTCGAGCCGGGTTCGTGACTCGGATGCGGAACAAGGGAGCCGACTTCGATACCATCGGTGACCGGGTAGACGCGACGGCAGAAGTTCTCCGACTCCACTACGATACCCCAACACCGCAGGAAAAGAGAGATCGTCAGATGGAGTGGGCGGATAAACTCTAA